In the genome of Virgibacillus doumboii, the window GGAATATCGTACCAAGCCTTCCCAATAGTGTCAACAATATTTAGAAAAAAGTAAAATAGATTTGAAAATTTACAAACGATTAGTGAACTATATTAATCGGAGCGGCTGTTGATATCGATGTTTTTCCACAGTTGAAATAAAATGCGAAACAGTATTATTAAGTGGGGGCTCTCTGACCCAGCAGATAGAATATTCTCGATTTCATAAGTTTTAGTTGTTAAGCTTTCTTTTGTGCTTCATACCCTTGATGAACCACTTTTCATCGATGTTAGTGCTTGTAATAGTGCTTCATACCCTTGATGAACCACTTTTCACCAACGTTTCCATCTCCAATTGTATTTCATAATCCGTCCTGCCCACAGGAGTACCACATCTCAAGAAAAACGTGCGACAAGAAGCGTACGAAAAAGCTCAGCAGCCGTCCCCGGCTAAGAAGACACTGTGAAAACGTACTTTTTGAGCAGCCGTTGCCTTGGCACCCGGAGGTGTGAAAGCGAAGTGTTTTTCCGGAGCGGTGTTTATCCACTCAACTTGTTTCAAAGTAGTTCACAGTTTATAAAAATTGCTAAGTAGAAAACAATCTAAGAAAAAAACAGGAGTAATTTGGCAATAATGGATGTTAAATTAAGCTTAATCCGTACGATATTGGAAATCTTATGTTAAAATCGCTACAATAGAAATAATGAAGGAGCAGGAGGTCTAACGATGCCAAAGGAAAAAAACACATTTTATATAACAACACCAATCTACTATCCGAGTGGCAATTTACATATCGGACACGCCTATTCAACGGTTGCCGGTGATGCAATAGCCCGTTATAAGCGCTTGCGCGGGTATGAAGTAATGTACCTGACTGGTACAGATGAACATGGACAAAAAATTCAGCGTAAAGCGAAAGAAAAAGGTATGGAACCCAAAGCATATGTTGATGAAATTGTAAGTGGAATCCAGGACCTTTGGAAGAAACTGAAAATCTCCAATGATGATTTTATCCGTACGACCGAGGAGCGGCATAAAAAGGTTGTCGAGAAAATATTTGCTCAGCTTCTGGATCAGGGTGATATTTATCTGGATGAATATGAAGGCTGGTATTGTACGTCATGTGAATCCTTTTTTACTGAGCGCCAGCTGGATGACGGCCATTGTCCGGATTGCGGCGGCCCCGTAGAGAAGGTAAAAGAGGAATCGTATTTCTTTAAAATGAGTAAGTATGTCGACCGTCTTCTGGAGTTTTATAATGAAAATCCAGAGTTTATTCAGCCGGAAAGCCGTAAAAACGAAATGCTGAATAACTTTATCAAGCCGGGTCTTGAGGATTTGGCCGTCTCACGGACGACGTTTGACTGGGGCGTTAAAGTCCCAGGCAATCCAAAACATGTTATTTACGTGTGGATTGATGCGTTGTCAAACTATATTACAGCGCTTGGCTATGGTACAGACAATGATGAAAAATATCAAAAATTCTGGCCGGCTGATGTGCATTTAATGAGTAAGGAAATTGTTCGTTTCCATACGATTTACTGGCCGATTATGCTGATGGCATTGGATCTGCCATTACCGAAGAAGGTATTTTCCCATGGATGGATTTTGATGAAGGATGGAAAGATGTCCAAATCAAAAGGAAATGTGGTTGATCCTGTTCAATTAATCGATCGTTACGGCCTTGATGCCCTAAGATACTATCTGTTGCGAGAAGTGCCATTTGGTTCTGACGGTGTATTTACCCCGGAAGGATTTGTCGAACGAACCAATTATGACCTGGCAAATGACCTCGGGAATTTACTGAACCGAACAGTAGCGATGATTGATAAATATTTCAATGGGGAGATCCCTACATATAAAGCTTCTGAGACAGACATCGATCAATCACTTGAGCAGTTTCAGAAAGACACGATTATAAAGACAGAAGAAGCAATGGAAAACATGCAATTCTCTGTGGCTCTATCTTCTCTATGGCAGCTGATCAGCAGAACGAATAAATATATTGATGAAACAGAGCCATGGGTACTGGCGAAAGATGAAGCAAACAAAGAACGTCTTGGAAATGTAATGGCCCATCTTGCTGAATCATTACGAAAAACAGCAATTATGCTGCAGCCATTTCTGACGGAAACGCCAACAGAAATTTTCAAGCAGCTGGGCATACAGAATGATTCCTTAAAAGAGTGGGATAGTCTTAACACAGATGGGGAAGTTAAAGCAGGCACAAAAGTCCAAAAGGGCGACCCGATTTTCCCTCGGTTAGACGTTGAAAAAGAAGTCCAGACAATAAAAGCGATGATGCAAAAACCGGCACAGGAGGAAAAGAAAGCAGCAAAAAAAGTGCCGGAACAAAAAGAGGAAGTTATTTTTGATGACTTCATGAAGCTTGATATGCGTGTTGCTGAAGTACTTAAGGCAGAACCGATGAAAAAGGCAGATAAATTACTGAAGCTTCATCTTGATGTTGGAACAGATAAGCGCCAGGTAGTATCAGGCATTGCCGAACACTACAAACCGGAAGATCTGGTTGGGAAAAAAGTAATTTGTGTAACCAACCTGAAACCAGTTAAATTACGTGGTGAAATGTCTGAAGGAATGGTCCTCAGTGGAGAGGATGCAGATGGCAAGCTGTCCTTGGCATCTGTTGAACAGTCCCTACCAAACGGATCTATTGTAAAATAAAGGTTATGAAAAGAGGCAGGGACAAAAGTGTTTTATCATGGAAATGGTGCATAAAAGCCGCTCCGGGAATATACTTCGCTTTCCGGGGGCGGCTGGTGAGCCTCCTCGTGCTCGTCGTGTTGCAAGTAATTCCGGAGAAGCAGCACTCCTCGCAAAAAAGATTGCTGGCGCACTTCCGAGTCTCACCGATGCCTTTCCTCCCGTACATATAGGAAGGCCGACTAAAACCGGCCTTTGCGGCCAACGTCGGCATACCCCTGATGCAGGGGCATATATTCCCTCCGCTATTTCCATTTATTGTTGTCTTTTGTTCAACACTTTTTGTTATGTCCCAGTCTCTTTCATTTGAGGAGTGATGAAATGTTATTCGACACACATGTTCACGTGAATGCACGAGATTTTTTTGACGATCGGGATGAAACAATACAGCGTGCATTTGATGCGGGAGTAAAATATATGGTTGTCGTTGGCTTTGACCGGGAAACGATTCCGATTGCGATGGAAATTGCCGAGCAGTATGAAACAATCTATGCGGCTGTTGGGTGGCACCCTGTTGATGCGGTCGATATGAAAGATGAAGACTTAGCCTGGATTGAGGAGCTGTCAGCGCATCCGAAAGTAGTTGCAATTGGTGAAATGGGGCTTGATTATCATTGGGACAAATCGCCAAAAGACGTGCAAAAAGAAGTCTTCCGTAAGCAAATTGCACTGGCTAAAAAAGTAAATATGCCGATTATCATTCATAACCGTGAAGCAACAGAAGACATTATGGAGGTTTTGCAGGAAGAAGATGCAAATGAAGTAGGCGGGATTATGCATTGTTACAATGATTCAGCCGAATTTGTTCAGGCATTTCTTGATATGAACTTTTATATTTCACTCGGTGGGCCGGTTACGTTTAAAAATGCTACATTACCAAAAGATGTGGCAGTTGAAGTGCCTCTTGACCGTCTGCTGGTAGAAACAGATGCACCATTCCTGGCACCCCACCCCAATCGCGGGAAACGCAATGAACCGGCATATGTAAAATTAGTTGCTGAGAAAATTGCCGAACTGCGTGAAATGCCTTTCGATGAACTTAGTAACATTACGACACAAAACGCCTTAACCTTCTTTGGAATTCAAAAATAAGGTTTGAATTTGGTGAAATTTGATTGTAATAAAAGATAATAAATATGGATATTCTTTTGAGACTGGTGCAAATGCCAGTCTTATTTTTATGGGTCAGAAAGGCGGTGTATCAGGTGTTCAGACTTGTTGTCATACGTTAGTTATCATTTGTAACTCAATTGTAAACAAACCGTAAACGGATTTGGCTTGAATTTGCATACTCATGTTTATATAATCAGAGTCGCAGTAAAAGGAGGCAAGGAGCATGAAATTACTTTCAAAGCTATTGTCGGCATCTAAATGGAAGCTGGTTATTTCCAGTATCGGTGTATTGGCACTGGTTGTTTTCTCCGGTTTTGTCCTATTTGAAGCAACGAAAGCAGAAGTTGTGGTTTCAGACAATGGGGAAGAACAGACAGTAAAAACGCATGCCGATACAGTAAGTGAGTTACTTGCTGAAGTCGGAATTAAAATTAGTAAACATGACGAATTATCACATAAAAAAGATGAAGCTGTAAAAGACGGAATGAATATTACATACAAACAGGCACACGAAGTAAAAGTTACGATAGATGGAAACAAACGGGTATTTTTTACAACGCTTGATAAAGTAGGTGAATTTCTTAAAGAGGAAGGCATCGATGTAGCGAAGCATGATGAATTATCTTTTGCAAAATCGGATGCCATTAATGGTGATATGGAACTTTCCATTGAAAAAGGGTTTCAGGTAACTATTAATAATGGCGACAAGAAACAAAAGATCTGGGCTACTGGCGGCACTGTTGCAGATGTATTAAAGGCAAACGACTTCTCCTGGGATAAGTCAGATAAAATAAAACCAGGTAAGGATACAAAGGTAAACCAGAACACTACCATCAAAATCGTCCGTGTTAATACATTCACGAAAAAAGTAGAAGAACCAATCGCCTATGAGGTGGAGAAGCGAAAAGACAGCAGCATGGAAAAAGGGAAAGAAAATGTTATCTCTGAAGGAAAAGAAGGCTTAGTTGTCAAAGAATATAAAGTGACCGAAGAAAATGGCAAGGAAGTTAAGCGTGAGCTCATTGATAAAACAGTGAAACAGGAAAGTGAAAACCGAGTTGTTGCAATTGGCACAAAAGAAGAAGAACGAAACCTTGTAACATTATCATCTGGAGGTAATGATGGTAATGGAAAAGTATATTCAATGACAGTAACAGCGTATAGTGCAGACTGTACTGGATGTTCAGGATATACTGCAACAGGAATAAATTTAAATGCTAATCCGAATGCAAAAGTTGTTTCCGTTGATCCTAGTGTTATTCCTTTAGGCACCAAAGTTTGGGTAGAGGGATATGGAACCGCGGTTGCAGCTGACACTGGCGGTGGAGTGAATGGACATCACGTTGATATCCATCTGCCGACTAGAGCTGACGCATTAGCATATGGAACACGAACGAATGTCAAAGTAAAAATTCTCGATTAATAAATGATAAAATGCTCTTACCATGATATTGTGGTAGGAGCATTATTTTTTGAAATAATATTTTTGTGCTTTTTTATAAGTGCTGTTGACGTAAACTGCGAGTTAAATCTGATTACTAATCAGATAGTAAAGCTCTTCGACCACCGCAGCTGGAATAGTGGTTTAAAAATCTTGATATATCTTTTCAATTTATTTACAGTAAAACTCAGCGGAGGAAATACACGGAGACTCCTGTGGGAGCAGAGGCCTAGATGAGACATCTGAGTGCGGTAGCACGAAGAGGGCTCAGCAGCCGCCCACGGAAAGCGAAGTGTATTTCCGGAGCGGTGCTTTAGCACACTCAATTATTTTTTCATTACTTCACAGTCTACGGATTTTTTCCCTAAATAACAACCTTTAATTTGAAAAGAGGAGCTTAAGTGAAAATCAAAGAAATTATCGTTGTCGAGGGCCGTGATGATACAGCTAAAATTAAACAAGCTGTTGAAGCAGACACCATTGAAACGAATGGATCTGCCATAAATGAGACAATCTTAAAACAGATACAACATGCAAAGGACAAACGCGGTGTAATTATTTTCACTGATCCTGATTATCCCGGTGAACGTATTCGTCATATGGTCGGTCAAGCTGTACCTGGATGCAAACACGCCTTTCTGAAACGTGACGATGCACAGGCAAAACACTCCCACAATAAAAGTCTTGGGATTGAACATGCGTCAATTACTGCGATCAGGCAGGCATTACAGGATGTGTATGAGTTACAGGAAATTGAAGATAATGGGATAACGAGGGATGCACTTATCGCTTATGGCTTAATTGGCAGTCCAAAGGCAAGCAGCAGACGTGATCGCCTTAGTGAACTGCTGCAAATTGGCCATACGAATGGAAAACAGCTGTTAAAACGCTTAAACATGTTCCAGATTACAAAAGAGCAGTTTGAACAAGCGATAAACCAGGTATTACAGGAGGAAAACAATGACAACTAAAAAAATCGCCACCCCGAAACGAACACAGGAGATACTGAAGAAATACGGGTTTTCCTTTAAAAAAAGCCTGGGGCAGAATTTTTTGATCGATGTAAATATACTGGAAAATATTATTCAACAGGCAGGAATTGATAAATCGTCGGCTGCAATTGAAATCGGACCAGGTATCGGTGCGCTGACGGAGCAGTTGGCGATTCACGCTGATAAAGTGATTGCCTATGAAATTGATCAGCGCCTGCTCCCTATCTTAGAGGACACATTGAAAGACTATAATAATATCCAATTCATCAATCAGGATATCCTGGAGGCTAATGTCGGCGAAACCATCAGGAGTCAATTTAAACCTGGCCAACCGGTTCATGTTGTCGCCAATCTTCCCTATTACATTACGACACCGATTTTGATGAAGCTTCTGCGTGAGTACCTACCTGTGACAAGTTTTACGGTAATGATTCAAAAGGAAGTTGCCGAACGGATGGCTGCTGAACCAAACAGTAAAAGTTACGGGTCACTGACGCTAGCAGTTCAATATTATACAAATGCAGAAGTGGTAATGAATGTTCCGAAGAGTGTTTTTATGCCACAGCCGAATGTTGATTCAAGTGTATTAAAGCTGACAAAACGAGACAGAGCACCTGTTCAGGTGGATAATGAGGATTACTTTTTTGAAATCGTGCAGGCATGCTTTGCCCAACGACGAAAAACATTGCGGAATAACCTTGTCAGTTATTTTAAAGAAACATATGACAAAGAAACGATTTCTGCCATGCTGGAACGGATAGGAATAGATGGTACAAGGCGCGGGGAATCACTTGATATGAGCGAATTTGCGTTGCTTGCCAATACATTAAACAAAGCGGAACAGGCATAATTCAAAGCTATTGCAGACTTGATGCAATAGCTTTTTTTTGCACAGTAGCCCGGTTCCTTTCATAGCCTATGATAGGAGTGCTTTCATCCTATGGAGGCTGTGAGGTGGCTATATGCGTTTTTCAACAGGTGAATTGGTAACACGTGTATCACATAAACATGATTTATTATTTCGTATTGCGTCTATTTCCGAGGATATCGTAACACTGCATGGTGAAGATATTCGTCTGATGGCAGATGCACCAACAGATGATCTGATGCGAGTCGAGGATGGAGATTTGGAGAAAAGAAGACAGAAAGTAAAGGAACAGGAGGAATTCTCCTACCGATTATTTCGTCAGGACTATCAATTGATGAAAGAGAAACGGGATTATTACGTAAGCGATGGGTATCAAAATACAGTAAGTTTTTTTCAGTTGCCGTCAAAAGTACTCCATATAGACGGGGACCCGACCTACTTAAGAAAGTGTATCGATTTGTATAATCGGATGGGACTCCAGGTCCATGGTGTTCATGTAAATGAAAAAGAAATGCCTGATGAGATCGGGCCGCTAGTGGATAAAATTCAGCCAAACATTATCGTTATTACCGGCCATGATGCTTTTTCCAAAAATAAAGGGTTGAAAAATGACCTTCGTGCGTACCGCCATTCAAAATATTTTGCGGAGACAGTTCGTGCTGCCCGGCATAAAGTGCCGAATTTGGATCAGCTTGTCATATTCGCAGGAGCATGCCAATCCCATTTTGAATCATTAATACGTGCGGGTGCAAACTTTGCAAGCTCTCCGTCCCGGATTAATATTCATGCATTGGATCCGGTTTATATTGCAGCAAAGATTGCTTATACCCCCTTTATGGAAAAAATAAGTGTGTGGGATGCATTACGAAATACATTAACCGGGGAAAAAGGT includes:
- the metG gene encoding methionine--tRNA ligase — protein: MPKEKNTFYITTPIYYPSGNLHIGHAYSTVAGDAIARYKRLRGYEVMYLTGTDEHGQKIQRKAKEKGMEPKAYVDEIVSGIQDLWKKLKISNDDFIRTTEERHKKVVEKIFAQLLDQGDIYLDEYEGWYCTSCESFFTERQLDDGHCPDCGGPVEKVKEESYFFKMSKYVDRLLEFYNENPEFIQPESRKNEMLNNFIKPGLEDLAVSRTTFDWGVKVPGNPKHVIYVWIDALSNYITALGYGTDNDEKYQKFWPADVHLMSKEIVRFHTIYWPIMLMALDLPLPKKVFSHGWILMKDGKMSKSKGNVVDPVQLIDRYGLDALRYYLLREVPFGSDGVFTPEGFVERTNYDLANDLGNLLNRTVAMIDKYFNGEIPTYKASETDIDQSLEQFQKDTIIKTEEAMENMQFSVALSSLWQLISRTNKYIDETEPWVLAKDEANKERLGNVMAHLAESLRKTAIMLQPFLTETPTEIFKQLGIQNDSLKEWDSLNTDGEVKAGTKVQKGDPIFPRLDVEKEVQTIKAMMQKPAQEEKKAAKKVPEQKEEVIFDDFMKLDMRVAEVLKAEPMKKADKLLKLHLDVGTDKRQVVSGIAEHYKPEDLVGKKVICVTNLKPVKLRGEMSEGMVLSGEDADGKLSLASVEQSLPNGSIVK
- a CDS encoding TatD family hydrolase; amino-acid sequence: MLFDTHVHVNARDFFDDRDETIQRAFDAGVKYMVVVGFDRETIPIAMEIAEQYETIYAAVGWHPVDAVDMKDEDLAWIEELSAHPKVVAIGEMGLDYHWDKSPKDVQKEVFRKQIALAKKVNMPIIIHNREATEDIMEVLQEEDANEVGGIMHCYNDSAEFVQAFLDMNFYISLGGPVTFKNATLPKDVAVEVPLDRLLVETDAPFLAPHPNRGKRNEPAYVKLVAEKIAELREMPFDELSNITTQNALTFFGIQK
- a CDS encoding G5 and 3D domain-containing protein, whose product is MKLLSKLLSASKWKLVISSIGVLALVVFSGFVLFEATKAEVVVSDNGEEQTVKTHADTVSELLAEVGIKISKHDELSHKKDEAVKDGMNITYKQAHEVKVTIDGNKRVFFTTLDKVGEFLKEEGIDVAKHDELSFAKSDAINGDMELSIEKGFQVTINNGDKKQKIWATGGTVADVLKANDFSWDKSDKIKPGKDTKVNQNTTIKIVRVNTFTKKVEEPIAYEVEKRKDSSMEKGKENVISEGKEGLVVKEYKVTEENGKEVKRELIDKTVKQESENRVVAIGTKEEERNLVTLSSGGNDGNGKVYSMTVTAYSADCTGCSGYTATGINLNANPNAKVVSVDPSVIPLGTKVWVEGYGTAVAADTGGGVNGHHVDIHLPTRADALAYGTRTNVKVKILD
- the rnmV gene encoding ribonuclease M5, which gives rise to MKIKEIIVVEGRDDTAKIKQAVEADTIETNGSAINETILKQIQHAKDKRGVIIFTDPDYPGERIRHMVGQAVPGCKHAFLKRDDAQAKHSHNKSLGIEHASITAIRQALQDVYELQEIEDNGITRDALIAYGLIGSPKASSRRDRLSELLQIGHTNGKQLLKRLNMFQITKEQFEQAINQVLQEENNDN
- the rsmA gene encoding 16S rRNA (adenine(1518)-N(6)/adenine(1519)-N(6))-dimethyltransferase RsmA, which produces MTTKKIATPKRTQEILKKYGFSFKKSLGQNFLIDVNILENIIQQAGIDKSSAAIEIGPGIGALTEQLAIHADKVIAYEIDQRLLPILEDTLKDYNNIQFINQDILEANVGETIRSQFKPGQPVHVVANLPYYITTPILMKLLREYLPVTSFTVMIQKEVAERMAAEPNSKSYGSLTLAVQYYTNAEVVMNVPKSVFMPQPNVDSSVLKLTKRDRAPVQVDNEDYFFEIVQACFAQRRKTLRNNLVSYFKETYDKETISAMLERIGIDGTRRGESLDMSEFALLANTLNKAEQA
- the yabG gene encoding sporulation peptidase YabG, which encodes MRFSTGELVTRVSHKHDLLFRIASISEDIVTLHGEDIRLMADAPTDDLMRVEDGDLEKRRQKVKEQEEFSYRLFRQDYQLMKEKRDYYVSDGYQNTVSFFQLPSKVLHIDGDPTYLRKCIDLYNRMGLQVHGVHVNEKEMPDEIGPLVDKIQPNIIVITGHDAFSKNKGLKNDLRAYRHSKYFAETVRAARHKVPNLDQLVIFAGACQSHFESLIRAGANFASSPSRINIHALDPVYIAAKIAYTPFMEKISVWDALRNTLTGEKGMGGVETRGLLRTGMPYIDETSGDEG